A genomic window from Archocentrus centrarchus isolate MPI-CPG fArcCen1 chromosome 2, fArcCen1, whole genome shotgun sequence includes:
- the LOC115795319 gene encoding CD48 antigen-like isoform X1 has translation MRLPLGLLITCFMSGAAETVDMYKKGGVAVLSPGTVPGPITSVTWKHGADIAVEWYGEQLDAYRDFRGRCEVNLTTGALMISNLSLKDSGSYTAEINNRVMETTEIKVITAVPKPTISTHCNPEETQCTLTCNANIPETAGSVTYSWMMGDVVKPATKQLDITKDDTESVGKLISCQLKNPVSSERSDDIMSPFTNGPSVAVIAAAVVTSLIVLVIVLGLLVHCRIWCNHRAEGKNAGCRQNVAWFKRRSWLNCGGGPEYTLAQEQRNGVAETAAQDLTPVELPETTSDPETTSEVQEELEGDQTPPGSADTSKGAGMSLLLGGTHKKPDRSVNTRSKA, from the exons ATGCGGCTACCGCTGGGTTTGCTGATCACGTGCTTCATGAGCGGAGCAGCAGAGACGG tcgaCATGTACAAGAAAGGAGGCGTAGCTGTGCTGTCACCAGGCACCGTTCCCGGTCCCATCACCAGCGTCACATGGAAACACGGCGCGGACATCGCTGTGGAGTGGTACGGAGAGCAACTGGACGCGTACAGAGACTTCAGAG GTCGCTGTGAGGTGAACCTCACCACTGGAGCTCTGATGATCTCAAACCTGAGTCTGAAGGACAGCGGCAGCTACACGGCAGAGATCAACAACAGAGTCATGGAAACGACTGAAATCAAAGTCATCA CCGCCGTCCCCAAACCCACCATCTCCACACACTGCAACCCTGAGGAGACTCAGTGCACTCTCACCTGTAACGCTAACATACCTGAAACTGCAGGATCCGTCACCTACTCCTGGATGATGGGCGACGTGGTGAAACCTGCAACGAAGCAGCTCGACATAACAAAG GACGATACAGAGTCTGTTGGAAAACTGATCAGCTGTCAGTTGAAAAATCCAGTCAGCAGTGAACGCAGTGACGACATCATGAGCCCGTTCACAAACG GGCCTTCAGTGGCTGTGATCGCAGCAGCAGTAGTGACTTCATTGATTGTGTTGGTTATTGTCCTGGGACTCCTGGTCCACTGCCGGATTTGGTGTAATCACAGAGCAGAAGGTAAAAATGCAG GTTGTCGTCAGAacgttgcctggtttaagagaAGGAGTTGGCTAAATTGTG GGGGGGGTCCAGAATACACACTGGCTCAAGAACAGAGGAATGGAGTTG CAGAAACAGCTGCTCAGGACCTGACACCTGTTGAGCTTCCAGAGACCACCAGTGACCCTG AAACTACCTCAGAAGTCCAAGAAGAGCTCGAAGGGGACCAAACACCTCCAGGGTCAGCAGACACCAGCAAGGGCGcaggaatgagtttactgttgggggggacacataagaaacctgacagatccgtaaatactcggagcaaagcataa
- the LOC115795319 gene encoding CD48 antigen-like isoform X2, translating into MRLPLGLLITCFMSGAAETVDMYKKGGVAVLSPGTVPGPITSVTWKHGADIAVEWYGEQLDAYRDFRGRCEVNLTTGALMISNLSLKDSGSYTAEINNRVMETTEIKVITAVPKPTISTHCNPEETQCTLTCNANIPETAGSVTYSWMMGDVVKPATKQLDITKDDTESVGKLISCQLKNPVSSERSDDIMSPFTNGPSVAVIAAAVVTSLIVLVIVLGLLVHCRIWCNHRAEGKNAGCRQNVAWFKRRSWLNCGGGPEYTLAQEQRNGVETAAQDLTPVELPETTSDPETTSEVQEELEGDQTPPGSADTSKGAGMSLLLGGTHKKPDRSVNTRSKA; encoded by the exons ATGCGGCTACCGCTGGGTTTGCTGATCACGTGCTTCATGAGCGGAGCAGCAGAGACGG tcgaCATGTACAAGAAAGGAGGCGTAGCTGTGCTGTCACCAGGCACCGTTCCCGGTCCCATCACCAGCGTCACATGGAAACACGGCGCGGACATCGCTGTGGAGTGGTACGGAGAGCAACTGGACGCGTACAGAGACTTCAGAG GTCGCTGTGAGGTGAACCTCACCACTGGAGCTCTGATGATCTCAAACCTGAGTCTGAAGGACAGCGGCAGCTACACGGCAGAGATCAACAACAGAGTCATGGAAACGACTGAAATCAAAGTCATCA CCGCCGTCCCCAAACCCACCATCTCCACACACTGCAACCCTGAGGAGACTCAGTGCACTCTCACCTGTAACGCTAACATACCTGAAACTGCAGGATCCGTCACCTACTCCTGGATGATGGGCGACGTGGTGAAACCTGCAACGAAGCAGCTCGACATAACAAAG GACGATACAGAGTCTGTTGGAAAACTGATCAGCTGTCAGTTGAAAAATCCAGTCAGCAGTGAACGCAGTGACGACATCATGAGCCCGTTCACAAACG GGCCTTCAGTGGCTGTGATCGCAGCAGCAGTAGTGACTTCATTGATTGTGTTGGTTATTGTCCTGGGACTCCTGGTCCACTGCCGGATTTGGTGTAATCACAGAGCAGAAGGTAAAAATGCAG GTTGTCGTCAGAacgttgcctggtttaagagaAGGAGTTGGCTAAATTGTG GGGGGGGTCCAGAATACACACTGGCTCAAGAACAGAGGAATGGAGTTG AAACAGCTGCTCAGGACCTGACACCTGTTGAGCTTCCAGAGACCACCAGTGACCCTG AAACTACCTCAGAAGTCCAAGAAGAGCTCGAAGGGGACCAAACACCTCCAGGGTCAGCAGACACCAGCAAGGGCGcaggaatgagtttactgttgggggggacacataagaaacctgacagatccgtaaatactcggagcaaagcataa
- the LOC115795319 gene encoding CD48 antigen-like isoform X3 translates to MRLPLGLLITCFMSGAAETVDMYKKGGVAVLSPGTVPGPITSVTWKHGADIAVEWYGEQLDAYRDFRGRCEVNLTTGALMISNLSLKDSGSYTAEINNRVMETTEIKVITAVPKPTISTHCNPEETQCTLTCNANIPETAGSVTYSWMMGDVVKPATKQLDITKDDTESVGKLISCQLKNPVSSERSDDIMSPFTNGPSVAVIAAAVVTSLIVLVIVLGLLVHCRIWCNHRAEGKNAGCRQNVAWFKRRSWLNCGGGPEYTLAQEQRNGVAETAAQDLTPVELPETTSDPETTSEVQEELEGDQTPPGVCSETGGGDNIGPKLRTKDFFMLCDSL, encoded by the exons ATGCGGCTACCGCTGGGTTTGCTGATCACGTGCTTCATGAGCGGAGCAGCAGAGACGG tcgaCATGTACAAGAAAGGAGGCGTAGCTGTGCTGTCACCAGGCACCGTTCCCGGTCCCATCACCAGCGTCACATGGAAACACGGCGCGGACATCGCTGTGGAGTGGTACGGAGAGCAACTGGACGCGTACAGAGACTTCAGAG GTCGCTGTGAGGTGAACCTCACCACTGGAGCTCTGATGATCTCAAACCTGAGTCTGAAGGACAGCGGCAGCTACACGGCAGAGATCAACAACAGAGTCATGGAAACGACTGAAATCAAAGTCATCA CCGCCGTCCCCAAACCCACCATCTCCACACACTGCAACCCTGAGGAGACTCAGTGCACTCTCACCTGTAACGCTAACATACCTGAAACTGCAGGATCCGTCACCTACTCCTGGATGATGGGCGACGTGGTGAAACCTGCAACGAAGCAGCTCGACATAACAAAG GACGATACAGAGTCTGTTGGAAAACTGATCAGCTGTCAGTTGAAAAATCCAGTCAGCAGTGAACGCAGTGACGACATCATGAGCCCGTTCACAAACG GGCCTTCAGTGGCTGTGATCGCAGCAGCAGTAGTGACTTCATTGATTGTGTTGGTTATTGTCCTGGGACTCCTGGTCCACTGCCGGATTTGGTGTAATCACAGAGCAGAAGGTAAAAATGCAG GTTGTCGTCAGAacgttgcctggtttaagagaAGGAGTTGGCTAAATTGTG GGGGGGGTCCAGAATACACACTGGCTCAAGAACAGAGGAATGGAGTTG CAGAAACAGCTGCTCAGGACCTGACACCTGTTGAGCTTCCAGAGACCACCAGTGACCCTG AAACTACCTCAGAAGTCCAAGAAGAGCTCGAAGGGGACCAAACACCTCCAGG aGTCTGCAGtgaaacaggaggaggagacaaCATAGGACCAAAGCTGAGGACCAAAGATTTCTTCATGCTGTGTGACTCGCTGTGA
- the LOC115796881 gene encoding CD48 antigen-like isoform X1, which yields MRLPLGLLVVCSVSGIAETVYMYKKGGVAVLSPGPVSGPITSVTWKHGADIAVEWYGEQLDEYRDFRGRCEVNLTTGALMISNLSVKDSGSYTAVINNRVMETTEIKVITAVPKPTISTHCNPEVTQCTLTCNANIPETAGSVTYSWMMGDMVKPPATKQLDITKDDTESVGKLISCQLENPVSSERSDDIMSPFTNGSLGGVNTAAVIVFIVFTVLVVLVALITLADYLIWRRKNVKMQVVVSTWPR from the exons ATGCGGCTACCGCTGGGTTTGCTGGTCGTGTGCTCCGTGAGTGGAATAGCAGAGACGG tctaCATGTACAAGAAAGGAGGCGTAGCTGTGCTGTCACCAGGCCCCGTTTCCGGTCCCATCACCAGCGTCACATGGAAACACGGCGCGGACATCGCTGTGGAGTGGTACGGAGAGCAACTGGACGAGTACAGAGACTTCAGAG GTCGCTGTGAGGTGAACCTCACCACTGGAGCTCTGATGATCTCAAACCTGAGTGTGAAGGACAGCGGCAGCTACACAGCAGTGATTAACAACAGAGTCATGGAAACGACTGAAATCAAAGTCATCA CCGCCGTCCCCAAACCCACCATCTCCACACACTGCAACCCTGAGGTGACTCAGTGCACTCTCACCTGTAACGCTAACATACCTGAAACTGCAGGATCCGTCACCTACTCCTGGATGATGGGCGACATGGTGAAACCTCCTGCAACGAAGCAGCTCGACATAACAAAG GACGATACAGAGTCTGTTGGAAAACTGATCAGCTGTCAGTTGGAAAATCCAGTCAGCAGTGAACGCAGTGATGACATCATGAGCCCGTTCACAAACG GGAGTTTAGGGGGCGtgaacacagcagcagtgattgtgttcattgtgttcactgtgttggTTGTGTTGGTTGCCCTCATAACCCTGGCTGACTACTTGATTTGGCgcagaaaaaatgtgaaaatgcag GTTGTTGTCAGTACTTGGCCTCGTTGA
- the LOC115796881 gene encoding uncharacterized protein LOC115796881 isoform X2: protein MRLPLGLLVVCSVSGIAETVYMYKKGGVAVLSPGPVSGPITSVTWKHGADIAVEWYGEQLDEYRDFRGRCEVNLTTGALMISNLSVKDSGSYTAVINNRVMETTEIKVITAVPKPTISTHCNPEVTQCTLTCNANIPETAGSVTYSWMMGDMVKPPATKQLDITKKPVEGQPIRRRYRVCWKTDQLSVGKSSQQ, encoded by the exons ATGCGGCTACCGCTGGGTTTGCTGGTCGTGTGCTCCGTGAGTGGAATAGCAGAGACGG tctaCATGTACAAGAAAGGAGGCGTAGCTGTGCTGTCACCAGGCCCCGTTTCCGGTCCCATCACCAGCGTCACATGGAAACACGGCGCGGACATCGCTGTGGAGTGGTACGGAGAGCAACTGGACGAGTACAGAGACTTCAGAG GTCGCTGTGAGGTGAACCTCACCACTGGAGCTCTGATGATCTCAAACCTGAGTGTGAAGGACAGCGGCAGCTACACAGCAGTGATTAACAACAGAGTCATGGAAACGACTGAAATCAAAGTCATCA CCGCCGTCCCCAAACCCACCATCTCCACACACTGCAACCCTGAGGTGACTCAGTGCACTCTCACCTGTAACGCTAACATACCTGAAACTGCAGGATCCGTCACCTACTCCTGGATGATGGGCGACATGGTGAAACCTCCTGCAACGAAGCAGCTCGACATAACAAAG aagccagttgaggggcagccaatcagaa GACGATACAGAGTCTGTTGGAAAACTGATCAGCTGTCAGTTGGAAAATCCAGTCAGCAGTGA